The following nucleotide sequence is from Deltaproteobacteria bacterium.
GTCTTAAGAGCATACCCTTCCCTCGCCACAATACTGGCCTCCAGCCCTCGGCGACTTCCCACGAAGAGGATTTCATTGCCCGGCTCTCGATCTTTAAAAGCTTCAGCCACGGCCAGGGCCGGGAAGAGGTGTCCTCCCGTTCCCCCTCCGGCGATTATTATTTTCATTGGCAACTCTCACGGCGCGGGAAGAAATATTCAGAAGAATTCCTACGGCCACTAAATTGATGATCAATGATGTTCCCCCATAACTAATGAATGGAAGGGTCGACCCCTTCGTCGGCAGCAACCCCATGACAACACCCATGTTGAGGAGGGTTTGAACAGCCATCAAGGTGGCGATTCCCAGGGCCAAATAGGCCCCGAAAAGGTCGGAAGCCCGAAAGCAAATCTGAAAGCCACGAATAATTAATAAAGCAAAAAGTACGATGACCACGGTTATGCCCAGCAGCCCCAGCTCTTCCCCGATTACGGAAAGGATGAAATCCGTATGCACTTCCGGAAGGTAAAAGAGTTTTTGTTTGCCGTCACCGAGACCCACCCCGAAAAGTTTTCCGGCACCGAAAGCCAGAAAGGACTGAATAATCTGGAACCCGGCGTTTCCCGGATCGCTCCAGGGATTTAAAAAGGTAAGGAGCCTCTCCTTGCGGTAATCCGCCCGCAAGGCCAAAAAAAGTAAAGCCGGCAGGGCCGCCAGGCGGGTGGAACCCAGAAAAAGAAGCCGGGTTCCCGCCACAAAGAGCATAATAAAAACCAAAGCAGCAAAGACAATTCCGGTTCCAAAGTCGGGTTGTTTAAGAACCAAGACGAAAAAAACTCCCAGTACAATCACATAAGGAAGGAAACCCGCGCTAAAGCTCTTCATCCTCCCTTCTTTCCTGGCCAAGGAGTGCGCCAGATAAATAACCAGGGCAAGTTTAGCCAGTTCCGCTGGTTGAAAAGACAGGAAAGAAAGCTTTAACCAGCGGGCCGATCCCCCCACTTCATGGCGCCAACCTGGCAGGATCAGAATTCCTAAGAGCACCAGGCTCAGCAGCAAAAGGGGAAGGGCCAAAAATTGCCAGCGCTGATAATTCATCTTCGCCATAAAAAACATCAGAGGAATTCCTAAGGCCGCGGCGATGGCTTGCTTCTTCAAGAAATGATAGGAATCTCCAAACCGCTGTCCGGCGACCGCGAAGCTGGCGCTATAGACCATGACGACCCCCAACCCCACCAAGGCCATCACGGTAACAAGAAGAAGGGTATCGAATCTTCGTTCAGAGGCCATGGGTAAGAGATTTTTCCCCCAGTGAATGTTTACTCAATTCCTGAACGATGGTTTTAAAACGCTTCCCGCGGTCTTGATAGTTCTCAAACATGTCAAAGCTTGAACAGGCGGGGGAAAGAAGAACGACATCACCCGGAGAAGCCTTGGAAAATGCCCAATGTACAGCTTCCTCCAGGGTATCCAATTGGACTGTCTCAGTCAGCCCCCCCAACGCTTCCAACATCCTTTTTTGGGCCTCCCCGATCAGGGCCATTCCTTTTACTTGGGTAACAATTATATTTTTCAGCGGGCTATAATCTCCACCTTTGTCCTTTCCTCCGGCGATCAGCCAGACGGGCTCCCGGAAGCTTATCAGGGATTTCACCACCGAACCTACGTTGGTACCCTTAGAATCGTTAAAAAAACTTACTCCGTCGATATCCCGCACCCATTCCAACCGGTGCTCCAATCCGGGAAATTCCTCCATCACTTTTTGCAAAGCTTCTGACGGGCAGCCACAAATTTTGCCCCCCGCAATCGCTGCCATTAAGTTTTCCAAATTGTGGGCCCCCCGAATTTTCAACCGCTCCAACCCAAATCTTTCTTTTTTCCCATCCCCTCCCTGGAAAAGAATGGCTCCTTTCTCCAAAAAACACCCCACGGGCACTGCCCTCTGGGAACTGAAAAGAATCACCTGGGACTCTACCCGGTGGGCAAACTGGAAGGTAAGCGGATCATCGGCGTTGAGCAAAGCGTAATCATTTTTCCCCTGGTTTTGGAAAACTTTGCCTTTGGCCTGGATGTACTCCTGGAAATTGGGATATCGATCCAGATGGTCCTCGGTAATATTTAAGAGGACGCTGATGTGCGGCCGGAAATCCACGATTCCTTCCAACTGGAAGCTACTGATTTCCGCCACTACCCATTCTTCCTCTTGAGGACCGCCAACGTACTCAATCAGGGGATTACCGATATTGCCGCCAACGAAGGCCTTCCTCCCGCTGGCCCGGAGCATCTCACCAATCAAAGTGGTAGTCGTAGTTTTTCCGTTGGTACCCGTGATACCAATCAACGGCCGGCGCAAGAACTGGAAGGCCAACTCCATTTCGCTGATTACCTGAATCCCCTTGGCCCGGGCTTGCATCAGCGGCTCAATATCCATGGGCACACCCGGACTGACCACGATTAGGTCCACTTCCCCAAAGAATTGGATGGTGTGACCGCCCAACTCCCATTCGACCGGAAGATTTTGTAGGGCTTTCCGGGCCGCCTCGACTTCCTTCGCCGGTTTGGCCTCCGATATTTTCAGCCTAACGCCTTGCCGGGCCAAAAACCGTGCGGTGGCCGCGCCTGTCCGGGCCAAGCCAACCACGAGAACTTTTTTACCCTTTAGTTCCATAGGCCTCAATAGTTCGGAGTTTGGAGTTGGGAGTTCGGAGTAAAAACCGCAAGCTCCGAACTCCCAACTCCGAACTTTTTTCACCTTAATTTCAACGTACTCAGGGCGATCAGAGCCAGAAAAATGGTTATGATCCAAAAACGTACGATAACCTTGGGTTCGGCCCACCCTTTTAACTCAAAATGATGGTGCAGGGGCGCCATGCGAAAAATCCTTTTCCGCCTGATTTTGTATGAGGCCACCTGAAAAATCACCGAGAGTGTTTCTACGACAAAGAGTCCGCCTACAATGGCCAGGAGGATTTCTTGTTTGGTAATGACCGCGATCGCCCCTAAAGCCGCCCCCAAGGATACCGAACCCGTGTCTCCCATGAACATTTGGGCGGGATAAGTGTTGTACCACAGGAAGCCCATGGACGCTCCCACCATGGCCCCACAAAAAATGGTCAACTCGCCACTGCCGGAAACGTAAGGAATCTGAAGATAGCTGGCTATTTTTACGTGCCCGGCTAAATAAGCCAAGACCATAAATGTTCCAGCCGCGATAAGTACCGGCCCGATGGCTAGCCCGTCCAAGCCATCTGTCAGGTTCACGGCGTTTGACGTTCCCACCATCACAAAAACCGCCAGAAAAATATAAAACGCTCCCAGATTGGGCATAAATTCCTTGAAAAAAGGCACGCTGAACGTGCTCTTGAAGGTGGGGTAAAAATAAAGCATGAGAGAAGCTGCCAACGCCACAGCACCTTGGTATAAAATTTTTTCTATTACGAATAGGCCCTTAGAGTTTTTGCGAGTTAACTTCCGGTAATCGTCCGCAAAGCCAATGCCCCCGAACCCTACGGTAACCAGCAAAGCAACCCATATGTAAAAATTGGTCAGATCCGCCCATAAAAAGACGGCCAGAATAATGGAAAACAGAATCAATATCCCCCCCATGGTTGGCGTTC
It contains:
- the ftsW gene encoding putative lipid II flippase FtsW — protein: MASERRFDTLLLVTVMALVGLGVVMVYSASFAVAGQRFGDSYHFLKKQAIAAALGIPLMFFMAKMNYQRWQFLALPLLLLSLVLLGILILPGWRHEVGGSARWLKLSFLSFQPAELAKLALVIYLAHSLARKEGRMKSFSAGFLPYVIVLGVFFVLVLKQPDFGTGIVFAALVFIMLFVAGTRLLFLGSTRLAALPALLFLALRADYRKERLLTFLNPWSDPGNAGFQIIQSFLAFGAGKLFGVGLGDGKQKLFYLPEVHTDFILSVIGEELGLLGITVVIVLFALLIIRGFQICFRASDLFGAYLALGIATLMAVQTLLNMGVVMGLLPTKGSTLPFISYGGTSLIINLVAVGILLNISSRAVRVANENNNRRRGNGRTPLPGPGRG
- the murD gene encoding UDP-N-acetylmuramoyl-L-alanine--D-glutamate ligase, with the protein product MELKGKKVLVVGLARTGAATARFLARQGVRLKISEAKPAKEVEAARKALQNLPVEWELGGHTIQFFGEVDLIVVSPGVPMDIEPLMQARAKGIQVISEMELAFQFLRRPLIGITGTNGKTTTTTLIGEMLRASGRKAFVGGNIGNPLIEYVGGPQEEEWVVAEISSFQLEGIVDFRPHISVLLNITEDHLDRYPNFQEYIQAKGKVFQNQGKNDYALLNADDPLTFQFAHRVESQVILFSSQRAVPVGCFLEKGAILFQGGDGKKERFGLERLKIRGAHNLENLMAAIAGGKICGCPSEALQKVMEEFPGLEHRLEWVRDIDGVSFFNDSKGTNVGSVVKSLISFREPVWLIAGGKDKGGDYSPLKNIIVTQVKGMALIGEAQKRMLEALGGLTETVQLDTLEEAVHWAFSKASPGDVVLLSPACSSFDMFENYQDRGKRFKTIVQELSKHSLGEKSLTHGL
- the mraY gene encoding phospho-N-acetylmuramoyl-pentapeptide-transferase codes for the protein MLYFILYSLHEKFSIFNVFRYITFRAILAILTALVISFFCGPWVIRKLQQLQVKQFVRQDGPSTHLGKEGTPTMGGILILFSIILAVFLWADLTNFYIWVALLVTVGFGGIGFADDYRKLTRKNSKGLFVIEKILYQGAVALAASLMLYFYPTFKSTFSVPFFKEFMPNLGAFYIFLAVFVMVGTSNAVNLTDGLDGLAIGPVLIAAGTFMVLAYLAGHVKIASYLQIPYVSGSGELTIFCGAMVGASMGFLWYNTYPAQMFMGDTGSVSLGAALGAIAVITKQEILLAIVGGLFVVETLSVIFQVASYKIRRKRIFRMAPLHHHFELKGWAEPKVIVRFWIITIFLALIALSTLKLR